ataaataattaagatgccatttaaaaataaatttagtctGATAGGAATTTAGAAAGTAAcaatttttatgtattatataAACCCTAGATTCCCCTGCACAAAGTAAACTAAGCTGAGATTTGGTCATAAAGCATCACAATTACAATATCGTCGGCCGGAGCTCAGACATTTAATCGTCTCTATCGCCGGCGGCACTGTCTCTGGATAGGTTATCTCTCTCGCTCCGCTCCGTTTCTTCCTTGTTGTTAACTTGATGCAGTATTAATGAAATGAATCATTTTTCTTCATAACATGCAATTTGGATTGTGTTTATCTTTATCAGTCACCCAACTTCTTCATTTATCATGATTATGGagatcaatattatatttaacctGATTGAATGACATCCCATGTATAGAAATTAGAAACCACTTACTTTGTACTGCTAAATCATGGTCAAAGTGCAGTTTGAAGCTATTAGATAAAGGAAAATGGAAACAAGATTGTCTGTTTATTGATGATCATGGTGAATCATGATATGATCTGAATAATTCACATATacttttgatgttcttgagttgTAACTGTAAGAGTATATGCTGCGAGTTTATCTGTTAACAGGTATTCATTCATGAATCATGACTAATTGACAAAGGTGTTTAGTTTTATCTATTAGGGTTTCATTTCATGTCATTTTGATATGGTCTCTTTTGTCCTGCAGAGGTGAAACTTACATGAGGGACGATTGAAACTTAAATTGTTCTGTCTATAGTGAAAAGGGGGAGAAAATAGACAATATACAATGGCAACAACTTGTGAAGATGATAAGAAAGAGGCAAGCCCTGTATCTGTAAGCTGGGTAGGGACGATTGAGGAACAATATAGGAAGATGAAACAAAATGCAGAGGCTTACCCATATGTATGGGGATCCTATATTGTTGTTTATGGTGGATTTGGTCTTTGGTTTGCTTATAGATGGAGGAAGCTTCGTAGAACTGAGGATAGGGTTAGAGTTCTTCAGGAGAGGCTTCGTAAACTTGTCGAATCTGAGGAATCATCAAACTCTGCACCGAAATAGCTGTCTAGTTGGTTGGTTGGTCTTTCTTCTGATTCATTTTTCATGTATACATAATCAGTTCTATGAGACTTTCAGGAAAAGCTCGAAAAAAGGTATGTTTTCGCACTTGAGTTAGGAATTTAATGTATGATAAGTTGAGTAAGCAAATGCACTATGAAAATAATCAAGGTTTAAACTTCATTGTTCTTATGGATCCATCACTTATTGGAATtacatgtaattttttatttatataagtctGAAATGAACCAACTTTTTGTGTTTTTGAGTTTGattatgggttatttgaatcaaatttgatggatgaaaaaatatgttatttgagttgaattattaaattatatatataaataaaaaagtaaagtaagaataatttaatatagtttagttaatgtattaaataatttaattgtttaaaaaataaataatttgattgagagattatttgaattaatttcaaataactaccccataaacatttatatatatttaaatatgtatatctGTCTATTTAACTCCTTTctaattttggttttaaaaaaaaatcattctttatttaattcactattttaaatataaatatatttatgaattaa
This is a stretch of genomic DNA from Impatiens glandulifera chromosome 4, dImpGla2.1, whole genome shotgun sequence. It encodes these proteins:
- the LOC124936558 gene encoding uncharacterized protein LOC124936558, with protein sequence MATTCEDDKKEASPVSVSWVGTIEEQYRKMKQNAEAYPYVWGSYIVVYGGFGLWFAYRWRKLRRTEDRVRVLQERLRKLVESEESSNSAPK